A window of Ignavibacterium sp. contains these coding sequences:
- a CDS encoding hemolysin family protein: MVTEILLLIVLLILSAYFSSTEIAYIAANKLKLEVKTRKKDLVARNVAYYLNNPNTFFSTILLGNNIVNIAFASLSAVILASLFNLTEIQILSITTFLLLFFGELIPKYFAHETADLFIIVSSSILRIITTILFPFIKALTFISDKLTSNVSSQKAENISQLFDKEDIKALLDEGHKAGKVLPQEKNIIEKVIDLGEQKVYEAMRPRTEIVGVEIHSSIEDVHKTFIDSGYSKLIVYEENLDNIKGVILAKDLFANPKTITEVLREIKFYPETKRSLEVLNELLESKISIAVVVDEFGGTAGIVTMEDIIEELFGEIKDEYDVEEHICRRISRDTYLISGKVEIDHLNEKYKIGIPEGDYETVAGYIENRLGRIPKQGESFLIDNYDIIIVKATQTKIELIKLIVRNE; this comes from the coding sequence ATGGTTACTGAAATTTTATTACTAATAGTGCTGCTTATACTTAGTGCTTATTTTTCCTCTACAGAAATAGCTTACATTGCTGCCAACAAACTCAAGCTTGAAGTCAAAACCAGAAAGAAAGATTTAGTTGCAAGAAATGTTGCTTACTATCTGAACAATCCGAATACATTTTTCTCTACAATCCTTCTTGGAAATAATATTGTTAATATTGCTTTTGCATCATTAAGTGCGGTCATTTTAGCATCTTTATTTAACTTAACCGAAATACAAATCTTATCAATAACTACTTTCTTACTTTTATTTTTTGGTGAATTAATTCCAAAATATTTCGCTCACGAAACCGCTGATTTATTTATCATTGTTTCATCATCGATTCTCAGGATAATTACAACAATTTTATTCCCTTTCATAAAAGCATTGACATTTATTTCTGATAAACTTACTTCCAATGTTAGTTCCCAGAAAGCTGAAAATATTTCTCAGTTGTTTGATAAAGAAGATATTAAAGCTCTTTTAGATGAAGGACATAAAGCTGGAAAAGTTTTGCCTCAGGAAAAAAATATAATCGAAAAAGTAATTGACCTTGGCGAACAAAAAGTTTATGAAGCAATGCGTCCCAGAACTGAAATTGTTGGTGTCGAAATTCATTCATCAATAGAGGATGTTCATAAAACTTTTATTGATTCAGGTTATTCTAAGTTAATTGTTTATGAAGAAAACCTGGATAACATCAAAGGTGTTATTCTCGCCAAAGATTTATTCGCCAATCCCAAAACTATAACTGAAGTTCTGCGTGAAATTAAATTTTATCCTGAAACCAAGAGAAGTCTCGAAGTTTTGAATGAGTTACTGGAAAGTAAAATTTCCATTGCTGTTGTGGTTGATGAATTTGGTGGCACAGCGGGAATTGTAACGATGGAAGATATTATTGAAGAACTTTTCGGTGAAATAAAAGATGAATATGATGTTGAAGAACACATCTGCCGAAGAATTTCAAGAGATACTTATTTAATTAGTGGTAAAGTTGAAATTGATCATCTGAATGAAAAATATAAAATAGGAATTCCTGAAGGAGATTACGAAACAGTTGCCGGATATATTGAAAATCGGCTTGGAAGAATACCGAAACAAGGCGAGTCGTTCCTGATTGATAATTATGATATTATCATTGTTAAAGCAACTCAAACTAAAATTGAATTAATCAAGCTTATTGTAAGAAATGAATAA